In Vitis vinifera cultivar Pinot Noir 40024 chromosome 17, ASM3070453v1, one genomic interval encodes:
- the LOC100251938 gene encoding delta-1-pyrroline-5-carboxylate dehydrogenase 12A1, mitochondrial isoform X1 — MYRFGVCREMRGRVPQIAALNWLGSLSLSRSIHNLPFATIEVEEISGSQPAEVQNLVQGKWTGSTSGETIVDPLNGEPFIQVAEVDETGIQPFVDSLSKCPKHGLHNPFKAPERYLMLGDISNKAAHMLSLPKVSDFFTRLIQRVAPKSYQQALGEVYVTQKFLENFSGDQVRFLARSFAVPGNHLGQQSHGFRWPYGPVAIVTPFNFPLEIPVLQLMGALYMGNKPILKVDSKVSIVMEQMIRLLHHCGLPMEDLDFINSDGKTMNKLLLEANPRMTLFTGSSRVADKLAVDLKGRIKLEDAGFDWKILGPDVQEVDYVAWVCDQDAYACSGQKCSAQSIVFMHENWFKSSLISRMKDLAARRKLEDLTIGPVLSFTTEAMLEHMNKLLQIPGSELLFGGKALENHSIPPIYGALKPTAIYIPLEEMLKDGNYELVTREIFGPFQVVTDYKDNQLPRVLEALERMHAHLTAAVVSNDSLFLQEVIGKSVNGTTYAGLRARTTGAPQNHWFGPAGDPRGAGIGTPEAIKLVWSCHREIIYDIGPLPSHWEIPPAT; from the exons ATCTATTCATAATTTACCTTTTGCAACCATAGAAGTTGAAGAGATATCAGGTTCTCAACCTGCTGAAGTACAAAATTTGG TGCAAGGCAAATGGACAGGATCTACTAGTGGGGAGACAATTGTGGATCCTTTAAATGGAGAACCATTCATCCAAGTTGCTGAGGTAGATGAAACAGGAATACAG CCATTTGTGGACAGCTTGTCCAAGTGCCCCAAACATGGTCTACATAATCCATTTAAAGCACCTGAAAG GTATCTCATGTTAGGAGACATATCCAACAAGGCAGCTCACATGCTTTCCCTGCCCAAG GTTTCCGATTTCTTCACTAGGTTAATACAAAGAGTTGCTCCAAAGAGTTATCAACAGGCTCTTGGTGAAGTTTATGTTACACAAAAATTTCTGGAGAATTTTTCTGGTGATCAG GTTCGTTTCCTGGCGAGGTCTTTTGCAGTGCCAGGAAATCATCTTGGGCAGCAAAGTCATGGTTTTCGTTGGCCTTATGGTCCG GTGGCAATTGTTACACCCTTTAATTTCCCTTTGGAGATTCCTGTCCTTCAGTTGATGGGAGCCCTTTACATGGGCAACAAACCCATTCTTAAGGTTGATAGCAAG gtgAGTATTGTTATGGAGCAGATGATTCGATTGCTTCATCATTGTGGGTTGCCTATGGAGGATCTTGACTTTATAAATTCTGATGGAAAGACAATGAACAAACTATTATTGGAG GCAAATCCACGAATGACACTCTTTACTGGTAGTTCCAGAGTGGCAGATAAGTTAGCTGTTGACCTAAAGGGTCGGATTAAATTGGAAGATGCAGGATTTGACTGGAAAATTCTGGGACCAGATGTTCAAGAG GTGGACTATGTTGCATGGGTCTGTGATCAAGATGCATATGCATGCAGTGGACAAAAGTGCTCTGCGCAGTCAATAGTATTCATGCATGAG AACTGGTTTAAAAGTTCACTTATTTCCAGAATGAAAGATCTTGCTGCAAGAAGGAAGTTAGAAGATCTAACTATTGGACCTGTTCTGAGT TTTACAACTGAAGCAATGCTAGAACATATGAATAAGTTGCTTCAGATACCAGGATCAGAGCTACTATTTGGTGGCAAGGCTTTAGAAAATCATTCGATCCCTCCAATTTACGGTGCTCTAAAACCAACAGCCATTTATATTCCGCTTGAAGAAATGCTGAAGGATGGCAATTATGAGCTTGTTACAAGAGAGATTTTTGGACCATTCCAG GTTGTAACTGACTATAAAGACAATCAGCTACCCAGGGTGTTGGAAGCACTTGAGAGGATGCATGCACATTTAACTGCTGCGGTGGTTTCTAATGATTCCCTGTTTTTGCAG GAAGTGATTGGGAAATCAGTGAACGGGACTACTTATGCTGGACTAAGGGCAAGAACAACAGGAGCTCCACAGAATCACTG GTTTGGACCAGCAGGGGACCCAAGAGGGGCAGGAATTGGGACGCCAGAAGCAATAAAGCTTGTTTGGTCGTGTCATAGAGAAATCATATATGATATTGGTCCCCTGCCAAGTCACTGGGAAATTCCACCAGCTACCTGA
- the LOC100260282 gene encoding plant cysteine oxidase 2 — translation MTIELARQKRRKGSMNSRSRKLMLSPVQHLYETCSEVFADGKAGFVPPPKDIERLRSVLDNLKPENVGLSADMPYFRATGSDEVPPPVTYLHIYECDKFSIGIFCLPPSGVIPLHNHPGMTVFSKLLFGSMHIKSYDWVADVSYSKNQNTHHEDLAALQHEPRLAKVHADSDLTAPCKTSVLYPNAGGNMHCFTALTPCAMLDVLGPPYSDDEGRHCTYYNDFPYATFSGDTGSLQAEEMEGCGWLKEMEKPESFVVVGAMYRGPQFVEN, via the exons ATGACGATTGAGCTGGCGAGGCAGAAGAGAAGAAAGGGGTCTATGAACAGCAGAAGCCGGAAACTAATGCTGAGTCCAGTTCAGCATCTGTATGAGACCTGCAGCGAAGTGTTTGCTGATGGAAAGGCTGGCTTTGTTCCGCCCCCGAAGGATATCGAGCGGCTGAGATCAGTTCTGG ATAACCTGAAACCGGAGAATGTCGGCCTGTCAGCAGACATGCCATATTTCAGGGCAACTGGATCCGACGAAGTTCCTCCTCCAGTGACGTACCTACATATCTATGAATGTGATAAATTCTCG ATTGGGATCTTCTGCTTGCCGCCATCTGGTGTTATTCCCCTTCATAATCATCCAGGCATGACTGTTTTCAGTAAGCTCCTCTTTGGGTCGATGCACATCAAATCATATGATTGGGTGGCCGATGTTTCGTACAGCAAGAACCAGAATACACACCATGAGGACT TGGCAGCACTCCAGCATGAACCCCGGTTAGCCAAGGTTCATGCTGACTCTGATCTGACTGCACCTTGCAAAACCTCAGTTCTCTATCCAAATGCAGGAGGCAATATGCACTGCTTCACAGCATTGACTCCATGTGCCATGTTAGATGTGCTGGGTCCACCCTACTCCGATGATGAAGGCCGCCACTGTACATACTACAATGATTTTCCTTATGCCACATTTTCAG GAGATACGGGATCATTACAAGCAGAGGAGATGGAAGGATGTGGGTGGCTTAAAGAAATGGAGAAACCCGAGAGCTTTGTCGTGGTTGGAGCAATGTATAGAGGCCCACAGTTTGTGGAGAATTGA
- the LOC100257068 gene encoding uncharacterized protein LOC100257068 yields the protein MSLLELVTKAAANPKTLTAPSTYPIILNPEDSLLSLNPNVENPDPNSLVVPVSGFQISQTDSEIIDSANKFFKKLKRKLKNPSSFNTDDLIGILSSFLEKNGKKVDVSVGVDPSTEGYTRVLIEKLGFLMGRDVSELVLEACLVLGNWELVEALIVNGHVAHSSYSNLVSVLVEKRRSDLVCLCIKHFTDLGSSELLCILKYFLLPPRGAYSSMVAVRKGWESQAKLAIEKASNKDLKGKKSHVAKEAAVLLVIAHDEFLASELCLHYLLSSPNLDDVIFPYSISKLNGEEIMSLIRYLGKWLKKYERFPQAGPCPKASSMLGLKACDSVPTLEAVVKCFGLVLNEHFSSLVLNLEFREELRSMKAVVTSLALEARLCCSVANVVEDLRAEAESA from the coding sequence ATGTCTCTTCTGGAACTTGTTACCAAGGCCGCCGCCAATCCCAAAACCCTCACCGCTCCATCCACCTATCCAATCATTCTCAACCCAGAAGACTCTCTCCTCAGCTTAAACCCCAATGTCGAAAACCCAGATCCCAATTCTCTTGTCGTTCCCGTTTCCGGGTTTCAAATCTCGCAAACCGATTCCGAGATCATCGACTCGGCTAACAAATTCTTCAAAAAGCTCAAGCGGAAGCTCAAAAACCCTAGCAGTTTTAATACTGATGATTTGATCGGGATTTTGAGTTCTTTTCTCGAGAAAAATGGCAAGAAAGTTGATGTCTCTGTTGGTGTCGACCCATCGACTGAAGGGTACACACGGGTGTTGATTGAAAAGCTAGGGTTTTTGATGGGTCGGGATGTGTCGGAGTTGGTTTTGGAGGCGTGTCTTGTTTTGGGGAATTGGGAGTTGGTGGAAGCACTGATTGTTAATGGGCATGTTGCACATTCTAGTTATTCGAATTTGGTTTCAGTTTTGGTGGAGAAAAGGAGGTCAGACTTGGTTTGTTTATGCATTAAACATTTTACAGATCTCGGATCTTCTGAACTACTCTGCATTTTGAAATACTTCCTATTGCCGCCTAGAGGGGCTTATAGCAGTATGGTTGCAGTGAGGAAAGGTTGGGAAAGCCAAGCGAAATTGGCTATAGAAAAGGCAAGCAATAAGGATCTCAAAGGGAAGAAATCGCATGTGGCAAAGGAGGCTGCAGTGTTGCTTGTGATTGCCCATGATGAGTTTTTGGCTTCTGAGTTGTGTCTGCATTATCTGTTATCTTCCCCAAATCTTGATGATGTGATATTCCCATATTCTATTAGTAAATTGAATGGTGAAGAGATCATGAGTTTGATTCGATACTTGGGAAAGTGGTTAAAGAAGTACGAGAGGTTTCCACAAGCAGGTCCATGCCCAAAGGCATCCTCAATGTTGGGGTTGAAGGCTTGTGATTCGGTTCCTACCCTTGAAGCAGTGGTCAAATGTTTTGGGCTCGTTCTGAACGAGCATTTCTCTTCATTAGTGTTGAATTTGGAGTTCCGTGAAGAGCTGAGATCCATGAAGGCAGTGGTTACTTCTTTAGCCTTGGAAGCAAGACTGTGTTGTTCTGTGGCAAATGTGGTTGAGGATTTGAGAGCTGAAGCTGAAAGTGCCTAG
- the LOC100251938 gene encoding probable aldehyde dehydrogenase isoform X2: MFRSFIVRSIHNLPFATIEVEEISGSQPAEVQNLVQGKWTGSTSGETIVDPLNGEPFIQVAEVDETGIQPFVDSLSKCPKHGLHNPFKAPERYLMLGDISNKAAHMLSLPKVSDFFTRLIQRVAPKSYQQALGEVYVTQKFLENFSGDQVRFLARSFAVPGNHLGQQSHGFRWPYGPVAIVTPFNFPLEIPVLQLMGALYMGNKPILKVDSKVSIVMEQMIRLLHHCGLPMEDLDFINSDGKTMNKLLLEANPRMTLFTGSSRVADKLAVDLKGRIKLEDAGFDWKILGPDVQEVDYVAWVCDQDAYACSGQKCSAQSIVFMHENWFKSSLISRMKDLAARRKLEDLTIGPVLSFTTEAMLEHMNKLLQIPGSELLFGGKALENHSIPPIYGALKPTAIYIPLEEMLKDGNYELVTREIFGPFQVVTDYKDNQLPRVLEALERMHAHLTAAVVSNDSLFLQEVIGKSVNGTTYAGLRARTTGAPQNHWFGPAGDPRGAGIGTPEAIKLVWSCHREIIYDIGPLPSHWEIPPAT; this comes from the exons ATGTTCAGGAGTTTCATTGTGAG ATCTATTCATAATTTACCTTTTGCAACCATAGAAGTTGAAGAGATATCAGGTTCTCAACCTGCTGAAGTACAAAATTTGG TGCAAGGCAAATGGACAGGATCTACTAGTGGGGAGACAATTGTGGATCCTTTAAATGGAGAACCATTCATCCAAGTTGCTGAGGTAGATGAAACAGGAATACAG CCATTTGTGGACAGCTTGTCCAAGTGCCCCAAACATGGTCTACATAATCCATTTAAAGCACCTGAAAG GTATCTCATGTTAGGAGACATATCCAACAAGGCAGCTCACATGCTTTCCCTGCCCAAG GTTTCCGATTTCTTCACTAGGTTAATACAAAGAGTTGCTCCAAAGAGTTATCAACAGGCTCTTGGTGAAGTTTATGTTACACAAAAATTTCTGGAGAATTTTTCTGGTGATCAG GTTCGTTTCCTGGCGAGGTCTTTTGCAGTGCCAGGAAATCATCTTGGGCAGCAAAGTCATGGTTTTCGTTGGCCTTATGGTCCG GTGGCAATTGTTACACCCTTTAATTTCCCTTTGGAGATTCCTGTCCTTCAGTTGATGGGAGCCCTTTACATGGGCAACAAACCCATTCTTAAGGTTGATAGCAAG gtgAGTATTGTTATGGAGCAGATGATTCGATTGCTTCATCATTGTGGGTTGCCTATGGAGGATCTTGACTTTATAAATTCTGATGGAAAGACAATGAACAAACTATTATTGGAG GCAAATCCACGAATGACACTCTTTACTGGTAGTTCCAGAGTGGCAGATAAGTTAGCTGTTGACCTAAAGGGTCGGATTAAATTGGAAGATGCAGGATTTGACTGGAAAATTCTGGGACCAGATGTTCAAGAG GTGGACTATGTTGCATGGGTCTGTGATCAAGATGCATATGCATGCAGTGGACAAAAGTGCTCTGCGCAGTCAATAGTATTCATGCATGAG AACTGGTTTAAAAGTTCACTTATTTCCAGAATGAAAGATCTTGCTGCAAGAAGGAAGTTAGAAGATCTAACTATTGGACCTGTTCTGAGT TTTACAACTGAAGCAATGCTAGAACATATGAATAAGTTGCTTCAGATACCAGGATCAGAGCTACTATTTGGTGGCAAGGCTTTAGAAAATCATTCGATCCCTCCAATTTACGGTGCTCTAAAACCAACAGCCATTTATATTCCGCTTGAAGAAATGCTGAAGGATGGCAATTATGAGCTTGTTACAAGAGAGATTTTTGGACCATTCCAG GTTGTAACTGACTATAAAGACAATCAGCTACCCAGGGTGTTGGAAGCACTTGAGAGGATGCATGCACATTTAACTGCTGCGGTGGTTTCTAATGATTCCCTGTTTTTGCAG GAAGTGATTGGGAAATCAGTGAACGGGACTACTTATGCTGGACTAAGGGCAAGAACAACAGGAGCTCCACAGAATCACTG GTTTGGACCAGCAGGGGACCCAAGAGGGGCAGGAATTGGGACGCCAGAAGCAATAAAGCTTGTTTGGTCGTGTCATAGAGAAATCATATATGATATTGGTCCCCTGCCAAGTCACTGGGAAATTCCACCAGCTACCTGA